ACCCTTATTTGAAAGAAGTGTGCGTTAATTCCTAAATAGATCACCCTTTACTTTCTCTTGGCAACGTATCAGTAAAGGGTGATCTATTAACTTATAGGTTGTTTATTCGGTGTTCCTGGTTTACGTGGATAGGTTTTCGGGGTCGTTTTTTCTTTCCTTATCTTAATAATCGACCGCTCACTTTTTTCTATCGGTAGCTGAAAGTTGTGTGTGTGTGTAACGTCACCACCAAGGGTCTGTATCGCTTTTTTGGCATCTTCAAGCTCTTGAGAAGCCCCTGCCCCTTTCATGGCAATAAATTGCCCCTGTTTTTTTACCAGAGGTAAGCAGAGTTCTGTTAAAACAGGTAATCGTGCAACCGCTCGGGAAATAGCCATATCATATTGCTCTCTATGATCTTTTTTTCTTCCAAATTGCTCTGCACGATCATGATAAAAGGAGACACCTTTTAAGTTTAACTCAGATGCTAATGCATTTAAAAAGGTAATACGTTTATTAAGAGAATCCACTATCGTCACATTAATGTGTGGAAAGCAAATTTTCAGTGGGAGACTCGGGAACCCCGCCCCTGCTCCTACATCTACTATCGTCAGCGGCTCCGTAAAGTCCTCATAGAACGCAGCGGTGATCGAATCATAGAAATGCTTTAAATAGACCTCTTCTTTATCTGTAATGGCAGTCAAGTTCATACGGTCATTCCAATCAACAAGAATCTCGTAATAACGTTGGAATTTCATCATTTGTTCTTCTTTTAACGCTATCCCTTGCTGCTTCAGAGCTTCTTTAAACTGGCCTTCATTCATCTTCCATGTTCACCTCATCCATTAGCCCGATGCTTCTGTCGGTTCCTCATGCGTTACTTTTTTTAATTGTCCTTGCTCCATATACACAAGTAATACCGAGACATCCGACGGATTAACACCTGATACTCTTGAGGCTTGTGCAATGGAGAGTGGGCGCACTTCTGCTAGTTTTTGTCTTGCTTCTGTCGCGATCCCGTTAATCGCCATGTAATCCAAATCTTCCGGTAGCTTTTTATTCTCCATTTTTCTCAGACGCTCTACTTGCTCCATTTGCTTAGAGATATAACCTTCATATTTAATTTGAATTTCCACTTGCTCTGCTACCTCTGCATCTATTTCTCCCTCTGCAGGCGCGAGCCGTTTCACATCATCATAGGTTAGTTCTGGTCGCTTTAACAACATCGCAGCACTTACCGCTTCTTTCATTGGAGCCGAACCTGCTTCTTCGACGACTTTTTTCGCTTCTTCATCTGCTTTAATAATCGTTTTTTCTAACCGTTTTATTTCTGCTGCAATAGCGGCTTTTTTATTAACAAAAGCGTTATATCTCTCATCTGGTATAAGTCCGATGTTGTGCCCTTTTTCTGTCAAACGCAAATCAGCATTATCGTGGCGGAGCAATAATCGGTATTCTGCACGAGACGTCAGCAACCGATACGGTTCATTCGTCCCTTTTGTCACAAGGTCGTCAATTAACACACCAATATACGCTTCGGACCGATCAAGAATTAGTGCTTCTTTATTTTGCACCTTTCTTGCAGCATTAATGCCTGCCATAAGCCCTTGCCCAGCAGCTTCTTCATAGCCACTCGTCCCATTAATTTGACCTGCGGTAAATAAACCCTCAATTTTCTTTGTTTCAAGCGATGGCCACAATTGCGTCGGCACGATAGCATCGTATTCAATCGCATAGCCCGGCCGCATCATACGAACGTTTTCCAAACCAGGAATTGTTTTTAAAATCTCGTGTTGAACGTCTTCTGGCAAACTCGTAGAAAGGCCTTGCACATAGACTTCTTGTGTATTGCGCCCTTCCGGTTCAAGGAAGATCTGGTGGCGCGGTTTATCATTAAACCGAACAATTTTATCTTCTATCGAAGGGCAATATCGCGGCCCTGTCCCTTCTATCATACCAGAATACATCGGTGACCTATTTAAATTACCATTTATAAGTTCGTGAGTTGTTTCATTAGTATAGGTCAACCAACATGGGAGCTGGTCTGTAATAAAAGATGTCGTTTCATATGAAAATGCCCTTGGTAGATCGTCCCCAGGCTGAATTTCAGTTTTCTCGTAATCAATCGTTTGACCGTTCACTCGCGGTGGTGTACCTGTTTTAAATCTGACCATTTCAAATCCAAGCTCTTGAAGATGATAAGATAAATTTACAGAGGGCTTCATATTATTCGGCCCACTCTCATAAGCAAGATCACCTAAAATCACTTTCCCACGCAAGTACGTGCCCGTTGTAACGATAACTGATTTGGCATAGTATGCCGCTCCCGTTTGTGTCACGACACCACGAATCTTATTATCTTCTACAATTAACTGCTCAACCATTCCTTGACGGAGCAGAAGGTTTTCCGTGTTTTCGATCGTTTGCTTCATCTCATGCTGATACGTGAACTTGTCAGCTTGAGCACGCAATGCCCGAACAGCCGGGCCTTTCCCCGTATTCAACATACGCATTTGAATATGCGTCTTATCAATATTACGGGCCATTTCTCCGCCCAATGCATCAATTTCTCTAACAACAATCCCTTTTGCCGGTCCGCCAACTGACGGGTTACACGGCATATATGCTACTGCATCTAAATTTAACGTTAACATTAATGTGTTGGCACCCATTCTGGCGGATGCAAGACCTGCTTCAACTCCTGCATGACCCGCTCCGATGACAATCACATCAAATTCTCCACCATGATAACTCATCATACGAACCTCCTTTATCTTTTTTCATCTCTATTTTCCTAAACAAAATTGAGAGAATAATTGGTCTATCAAACTTTCACTGACACTCTCCCCGATGACTTCACCAAGTAATTCCCATGCTTTCGTTATATCTATTTGAACCATATCTACCGGCATACCAGCTTCCACTGCCCCAAGTGCTTCTTCGATGGTCTTTTTCGCTTGAGTTAACAAAGCAATGTGCCGGGAGTTTGACACATACGACATGTCTCCCGTTTCTAAATCGCCAGCAAAAAATAAGTGTCGTATCGCCTCTTCTAATTCATCTACACCTTCATCTTTTAATAATGACGTGGTGACGATTGGGCGTGAGCCAGCCAATGATCGCGTTCTTTCCATATCAATTTTCTCAGGTAAATCTGTCTTATTCACAATAATTATTGTATCACGGCCTTCAGAAAGCTGGAACAATTCTTCATCAGCCGTTGTTAATTCTTCATTATAATTGAGAACAAGTAAGACGAGTTCAGCATCGTTTACTACTTTACGTGAGCGTTCAACGCCTAATCTCTCCACAATATCTTCTGTTTGACGTATGCCAGCGGTATCTAACAAACGAAGGGGCACACCACGAACATTAACATATTCTTCAATAACATCTCGTGTCGTCCCGGGTATGTCCGTTACAATAGCTTTATTTTCATGAACGAGATTATTTAGTAAGGATGATTTACCAACGTTCGGGCGACCAATAATAACCGTTGATAACCCTTCCCTCAGGATTTTCCCTTGGTGAGCCGTTTGCAGCAAGCGATCGATCTCTGAGCTAACATAAGACGCTTTTTCTTGCAGGATGTCCAAAGTCATTTCCTCAGCGTCATATTCAGGGTAATCAATATTCACTTCTACATGAGCAACAGTCTCTAATAAAGCCTGACGAAGCGTTTGAACACGCTTAGATAACTTCCCTTCCACTTGATTAATCGCCACATTCATAGCTCGATCCGTCTTGGCACGAATTAAATCCATAACGCCTTCTGCCTGAGAAAGATCAATACGCCCATTCAAAAACGCACGTTTTGTAAATTCACCAGGTTCGGCTAATCGAGCACCTTCATTTAATACAAGCTGTAAGACTTTATTAACGGAAATAAGCCCACCATGACAATTAATTTCGACCATATCTTCCTTCGTATACGTACGTGGTGCTTTTAAAATAGACACCATCACTTCTTCTATAATATCACCACTTGCTGGATCGATGAGGTGACCGTAGTTAATCGTATGTGAATCTATCTCAGTCAGTGTTTTTTTCCCTCGATAAAGTCGGTTTACAATTTTGATGGCCTCTGGTCCACTCACCCGAACGATACCAATCGCCCCTTCGCCCATTGGGGTTGAGATAGCTGCAATTGTATCCATTTCCATTGCGCCCCCTCCTTTCTAATCGTTTGTCATTCTTTGTCCTCATTTATATAAAAATAAAGGATATTTTTACCTATTAATGTCGAAATCACTTTTTTTGTGATTCCAACTAAATAGAATACCACATATTTCACTTTCATGGAAGAGCTATGTCTTTTCACCATCTATGTTTTGATGTTTTGATCTTTCACCTCTTAAACATAAAATAGCATCCACTATACTGTTTTTGACCATCTTGTTCGTTATAAAAAATATGTATTTCCAGTGGAAATTTATGTAAGTGGGCTTTTGCACAATCTCCGGCCTAGTCCATTAGATCTATCAGTGATCAGTATTACCCTTAACAGAACAAGAATTACACCTTGATTAAAATAATACGATTAAGTCTTTTTATCCACATGTGGATAACCTCTGTAAGACCGATACTTTTTCACAAAAACTGTTTAAATATCATAATCATCTCTCTATCCATTTAAAAGTTTACTACCATAAAAAACGCCGGCCATTTAAAAAACTCATTCCGTCACTTACTATTCAGAGATTTCTCTGAAACAGCGATTATGAATAGAATGAGCTTTTCATTCATTCAGTTACTCTTGATATTTACTGAAATAACCCACGTTTTTTTGTTGGATCAAGTTAATACTTGTGTATCCTCCTATCAACAAAGATGTCTAATTAAAAATAAACTTATTGATAATAGGATGAGTTGGCATATATCTTTTCGGCTTTTACAAAGACTTTCACTATTTCCTTAACGATATCATTGGCATATGTATAATTACGAATCATTGATAATACGTTTACTGTTATAACGTTTTTCTAGCTTCTTACGGTGCGATTGAAAAATATCTCCAAGAGCTATGTCATATTTTTTGCGATAATAATAATATTACCTAATACATCTCCTAGCTCCTCAACTAATTCTTGTTTTTGTTGTGTTGCTGTTCCTGCCTGTTCATCCGGTCTATCTCTACCAATTACCAATTTCTAAAGCTCTGATGGCTCTTGCCACTTCTCCCGTTTCTT
The genomic region above belongs to Bacillus sp. A301a_S52 and contains:
- the rsmG gene encoding 16S rRNA (guanine(527)-N(7))-methyltransferase RsmG, giving the protein MNEGQFKEALKQQGIALKEEQMMKFQRYYEILVDWNDRMNLTAITDKEEVYLKHFYDSITAAFYEDFTEPLTIVDVGAGAGFPSLPLKICFPHINVTIVDSLNKRITFLNALASELNLKGVSFYHDRAEQFGRKKDHREQYDMAISRAVARLPVLTELCLPLVKKQGQFIAMKGAGASQELEDAKKAIQTLGGDVTHTHNFQLPIEKSERSIIKIRKEKTTPKTYPRKPGTPNKQPIS
- the mnmG gene encoding tRNA uridine-5-carboxymethylaminomethyl(34) synthesis enzyme MnmG produces the protein MSYHGGEFDVIVIGAGHAGVEAGLASARMGANTLMLTLNLDAVAYMPCNPSVGGPAKGIVVREIDALGGEMARNIDKTHIQMRMLNTGKGPAVRALRAQADKFTYQHEMKQTIENTENLLLRQGMVEQLIVEDNKIRGVVTQTGAAYYAKSVIVTTGTYLRGKVILGDLAYESGPNNMKPSVNLSYHLQELGFEMVRFKTGTPPRVNGQTIDYEKTEIQPGDDLPRAFSYETTSFITDQLPCWLTYTNETTHELINGNLNRSPMYSGMIEGTGPRYCPSIEDKIVRFNDKPRHQIFLEPEGRNTQEVYVQGLSTSLPEDVQHEILKTIPGLENVRMMRPGYAIEYDAIVPTQLWPSLETKKIEGLFTAGQINGTSGYEEAAGQGLMAGINAARKVQNKEALILDRSEAYIGVLIDDLVTKGTNEPYRLLTSRAEYRLLLRHDNADLRLTEKGHNIGLIPDERYNAFVNKKAAIAAEIKRLEKTIIKADEEAKKVVEEAGSAPMKEAVSAAMLLKRPELTYDDVKRLAPAEGEIDAEVAEQVEIQIKYEGYISKQMEQVERLRKMENKKLPEDLDYMAINGIATEARQKLAEVRPLSIAQASRVSGVNPSDVSVLLVYMEQGQLKKVTHEEPTEASG
- the mnmE gene encoding tRNA uridine-5-carboxymethylaminomethyl(34) synthesis GTPase MnmE, with the protein product MEMDTIAAISTPMGEGAIGIVRVSGPEAIKIVNRLYRGKKTLTEIDSHTINYGHLIDPASGDIIEEVMVSILKAPRTYTKEDMVEINCHGGLISVNKVLQLVLNEGARLAEPGEFTKRAFLNGRIDLSQAEGVMDLIRAKTDRAMNVAINQVEGKLSKRVQTLRQALLETVAHVEVNIDYPEYDAEEMTLDILQEKASYVSSEIDRLLQTAHQGKILREGLSTVIIGRPNVGKSSLLNNLVHENKAIVTDIPGTTRDVIEEYVNVRGVPLRLLDTAGIRQTEDIVERLGVERSRKVVNDAELVLLVLNYNEELTTADEELFQLSEGRDTIIIVNKTDLPEKIDMERTRSLAGSRPIVTTSLLKDEGVDELEEAIRHLFFAGDLETGDMSYVSNSRHIALLTQAKKTIEEALGAVEAGMPVDMVQIDITKAWELLGEVIGESVSESLIDQLFSQFCLGK